One genomic segment of uncultured Tolumonas sp. includes these proteins:
- the surE gene encoding 5'/3'-nucleotidase SurE produces MKILVSNDDGVNAQGLHCLSEVLRSLGDVVVVAPDRNRSGASNSLTLENPIRVEILEEGKRYSVKGTPTDCVHFAVNKLLDPWPDIVVSGINHGANLGDDVIYSGTVAAATEGRHMGLPAVAVSLVGETHFASAAHYACLLVSRLRTHPLPSDQILNVNVPDLPLEQIKGIKVTRLGNRHRGEKMLVMQDPRGKPVYWIGPPGEKQDAGEGTDFHAIEHGFVSITPLQVDMTAYASVAELASWIGEFK; encoded by the coding sequence ATGAAAATTCTGGTTAGTAATGATGATGGGGTGAATGCACAAGGCTTGCATTGTTTGAGTGAAGTCTTACGTTCACTGGGGGATGTGGTTGTCGTTGCGCCTGATCGTAATCGTAGTGGTGCCAGTAACTCATTGACGCTGGAAAATCCGATCCGGGTTGAAATACTCGAAGAAGGAAAACGTTATTCTGTGAAAGGTACACCAACCGATTGTGTGCATTTCGCCGTGAATAAATTGCTGGATCCTTGGCCGGATATCGTTGTGTCAGGTATTAACCACGGCGCCAATTTAGGTGATGATGTCATTTATTCCGGTACTGTAGCTGCAGCGACTGAGGGCCGACATATGGGCTTACCGGCGGTTGCAGTATCATTGGTTGGTGAAACACATTTTGCGTCAGCGGCCCATTATGCGTGTCTGTTAGTTTCTCGTTTGCGTACACATCCGCTGCCGTCAGATCAGATCTTGAACGTTAACGTACCCGATCTGCCTCTGGAGCAGATTAAAGGTATCAAAGTCACCCGATTAGGTAATCGTCATCGCGGTGAAAAAATGCTGGTGATGCAAGATCCGCGTGGTAAACCTGTCTACTGGATTGGTCCACCAGGTGAAAAACAAGATGCAGGTGAAGGTACCGATTTCCATGCTATTGAACATGGATTTGTTTCTATTACGCCATTACAAGTTGATATGACGGCGTACGCCAGTGTTGCTGAGCTAGCATCATGGATTGGGGAGTTTAAATAG
- the eno gene encoding phosphopyruvate hydratase codes for MSKIVKVIAREIIDSRGNPTVEAEVHLEGGFSGMAAAPSGASTGSREALELRDGDKARFLGKGVLKAIAAVNGPIAAALLGKDAQDQATIDQIMIDLDGTENKSNFGANAILAVSLANAKAAAAAKGLPLYAHIAELNGTPGVYSMPLPMMNIINGGEHADNNVDIQEFMIQPVGAKTLKEAVRMGAEVFHNLAKVLKSKGYNTAVGDEGGFAPNLKSNAEALEVIAEAVAAAGYVLGKDITLAMDCAASEFYDAEKKEYNLKGEGRIFTSNGFSDFLEDLTTKFPIVSIEDGLDESDWEGFAYQTQKLGKKIQIVGDDLFVTNTKILKRGIDNGIANSILIKFNQIGSLTETLAAIKMAKDAGYTAVISHRSGETEDATIADLAVGTAAGQIKTGSMSRSDRVAKYNQLIRIEEALGAKAPFNGLKEVKGQA; via the coding sequence ATGTCTAAAATCGTCAAAGTGATTGCTCGCGAAATCATCGACTCACGCGGTAACCCTACTGTTGAAGCTGAAGTGCACCTGGAAGGTGGTTTCTCTGGTATGGCAGCTGCTCCGTCTGGTGCATCTACCGGCTCTCGCGAAGCACTGGAACTGCGTGACGGTGACAAAGCTCGTTTCCTGGGTAAAGGTGTTCTGAAAGCAATTGCTGCTGTAAACGGCCCAATCGCTGCTGCCCTGCTGGGTAAAGACGCTCAGGATCAAGCTACTATCGACCAGATCATGATCGACCTGGATGGTACTGAAAACAAATCTAACTTCGGTGCTAACGCAATCCTGGCTGTGTCTCTGGCGAACGCTAAAGCTGCTGCCGCTGCTAAAGGCCTGCCACTGTACGCTCACATCGCTGAGCTGAACGGTACCCCAGGTGTTTACTCTATGCCTCTGCCAATGATGAACATCATCAACGGTGGCGAGCACGCTGACAACAACGTAGATATCCAAGAATTCATGATCCAGCCAGTTGGCGCTAAGACCCTGAAAGAAGCAGTTCGCATGGGTGCTGAAGTGTTCCACAACCTGGCTAAAGTTCTGAAATCTAAAGGCTACAACACTGCAGTTGGTGATGAAGGCGGTTTCGCTCCTAACCTGAAATCTAACGCTGAAGCACTGGAAGTTATCGCTGAAGCTGTTGCTGCTGCTGGCTATGTGCTGGGTAAAGACATTACTCTGGCGATGGACTGCGCTGCATCTGAATTCTACGATGCTGAGAAGAAAGAATATAACCTGAAAGGCGAAGGTCGTATCTTCACTTCTAACGGTTTCTCTGACTTCCTGGAAGACCTGACTACCAAATTCCCAATCGTTTCTATTGAAGACGGTCTGGACGAATCTGATTGGGAAGGCTTCGCTTACCAAACTCAGAAACTGGGTAAAAAAATCCAGATCGTTGGTGACGACCTGTTCGTAACTAACACCAAGATCCTGAAACGTGGTATCGACAACGGTATCGCTAACTCTATCCTGATCAAATTCAACCAGATCGGTTCTCTGACCGAAACTCTGGCTGCGATCAAAATGGCTAAAGACGCTGGTTACACTGCAGTTATCTCTCACCGTTCAGGTGAAACTGAAGATGCAACTATCGCTGACCTGGCTGTTGGTACCGCTGCTGGCCAGATCAAAACTGGTTCTATGAGCCGTTCTGACCGTGTTGCTAAATACAACCAACTGATTCGTATCGAAGAAGCTCTGGGCGCTAAAGCACCGTTCAACGGTCTGAAAGAAGTGAAAGGTCAGGCTTAA
- the ftsB gene encoding cell division protein FtsB, whose product MRLFTLILMVVLALVQRQLWFGKNGLVEYRQVSENLLRQQADNQKLQERNMLLKEEIEDLKSGLEAIEELARNDLGFIKPGETFYRVLPRDSAGQNKNSSLPKSD is encoded by the coding sequence ATGCGCCTGTTTACCCTTATCCTGATGGTTGTCTTGGCGTTGGTGCAACGCCAGCTCTGGTTCGGGAAAAACGGACTCGTTGAGTATCGACAAGTCTCAGAAAATTTATTACGCCAGCAGGCTGATAATCAGAAGCTGCAAGAGCGTAATATGTTACTTAAAGAAGAAATTGAAGATCTTAAAAGTGGTCTTGAAGCTATTGAAGAATTAGCTCGAAATGATTTGGGTTTTATTAAACCCGGAGAAACTTTTTACCGGGTACTGCCTCGCGACAGTGCTGGGCAAAACAAGAATAGTTCACTACCGAAGAGTGATTAA
- the ispD gene encoding 2-C-methyl-D-erythritol 4-phosphate cytidylyltransferase, producing the protein MQTFTAVVPAAGRGSRMQANKPKQYLPLGDKTIIEHTLTRLLSHPQIEKIVVVIADDDHYFPALALATHPKIEVTIGGPERAISVLNGLACVETDWVLVHDAARPCVTHADLDRLLAAVERGEDGAILAVPVKDTMKRADPQQHIEQTVERGHLWHALTPQMFPTQQLADAIDAGLAQSVVLTDDASAMELAGFKPLLVTGRADNIKVTQPEDLALAAFILQQQELA; encoded by the coding sequence ATGCAGACATTTACTGCCGTAGTGCCCGCTGCAGGCCGGGGAAGCCGGATGCAAGCTAATAAGCCGAAACAATATTTGCCATTAGGCGATAAGACGATCATCGAACATACGTTAACCCGTTTACTTTCACACCCACAGATTGAAAAGATCGTGGTGGTGATTGCGGACGATGATCATTATTTCCCCGCATTGGCTTTGGCAACGCATCCTAAAATTGAGGTCACCATCGGCGGCCCTGAGCGGGCAATTTCGGTATTAAATGGTTTAGCTTGTGTCGAAACCGATTGGGTGTTGGTGCATGATGCCGCTCGCCCTTGTGTCACTCATGCTGATTTGGATCGCTTACTGGCGGCAGTCGAACGTGGTGAAGATGGTGCGATTCTGGCTGTACCAGTTAAAGACACCATGAAACGTGCTGATCCACAGCAGCATATTGAACAAACCGTTGAACGTGGCCATCTTTGGCATGCATTAACACCGCAGATGTTTCCAACTCAGCAACTGGCCGACGCGATAGATGCGGGTCTTGCTCAGTCTGTGGTGTTGACTGACGATGCGTCAGCCATGGAATTGGCGGGGTTCAAACCACTACTGGTTACGGGGCGTGCTGATAACATCAAAGTGACTCAACCGGAAGATCTGGCATTAGCGGCATTTATTCTGCAGCAACAGGAGTTAGCATGA
- a CDS encoding CTP synthase has translation MTTKYIFVTGGVVSSLGKGIAAASLAAVLEARGLKVTMLKLDPYINVDPGTMSPIQHGEVFVTEDGAETDLDLGHYERFIRTKMSRRNNFTTGRVYSDVLRKERRGDYLGATIQVIPHITNAIKERVIAGAAGHDVAIVEIGGTVGDIESLPFLEAIRQLAVDIGRNNALFMHLTLVPYLAAAGEVKTKPTQHSVKELLSIGIQPDILICRSDRAIPANERAKIALFCNVPERAVVSLKDVDSIYKIPALLKSQGLDQLVVDRFGLQCGEANLSEWEQVIYQEANPTGEVTIGMVGKYVSLPDAYKSVNEALKHAGLKNRLSINIRYIDSQDLETRGLEVLEDLDAILVPGGFGERGVEGKILAAQYARENKIPYLGICLGMQVALIEFARHVAGMDGAHSSEFKRDTPYPVVGLITEWIDEEGKVEVRSEGSDLGGTMRLGSQLCHLVEGSKVRALYGSDTIQERHRHRYEVNNTLLPKIEAAGLKVTGLSADKKLVEIVENPDHPWFVAVQFHPEFTSTPRDGHPLFEGFIKAAGEYMKRHLN, from the coding sequence ATGACGACTAAATATATTTTCGTGACAGGCGGGGTGGTTTCATCCTTAGGTAAAGGTATCGCAGCAGCCTCATTGGCAGCGGTCCTCGAAGCGCGTGGTTTAAAAGTAACCATGCTGAAACTCGATCCGTACATCAACGTTGATCCGGGCACCATGAGCCCAATTCAGCATGGTGAAGTATTCGTCACGGAAGATGGCGCTGAAACCGATCTGGACTTAGGTCACTACGAACGTTTCATCCGTACCAAGATGTCCCGTCGCAACAACTTTACCACCGGTCGTGTGTATTCCGACGTGCTGCGTAAAGAGCGTCGTGGTGACTATCTGGGCGCAACTATTCAGGTTATTCCGCATATCACCAATGCGATCAAAGAGCGTGTGATTGCTGGCGCTGCCGGTCATGACGTGGCTATCGTTGAAATCGGCGGTACAGTCGGTGACATCGAATCATTGCCATTCCTGGAAGCCATTCGTCAGTTAGCTGTGGATATCGGCCGTAACAACGCGCTGTTTATGCATCTGACCTTGGTGCCATATCTGGCTGCCGCTGGTGAAGTGAAAACCAAACCGACTCAGCACTCGGTGAAAGAACTGCTGTCGATCGGTATTCAGCCAGACATTCTGATCTGCCGTTCCGACCGAGCGATCCCAGCCAATGAACGTGCGAAAATCGCGCTGTTCTGTAACGTACCAGAGCGTGCAGTTGTTTCGCTGAAAGACGTTGATTCTATTTATAAAATCCCGGCACTGCTGAAATCACAAGGTCTCGACCAACTGGTTGTTGATCGTTTTGGCCTGCAATGTGGTGAAGCGAATCTGTCCGAATGGGAACAGGTTATTTACCAGGAAGCGAATCCAACTGGTGAAGTTACCATTGGTATGGTGGGTAAATACGTTTCTCTGCCAGATGCTTATAAATCAGTCAACGAAGCACTAAAACATGCGGGTCTGAAAAACCGCTTGAGCATCAACATCCGCTACATCGACTCGCAAGATCTGGAAACCCGAGGTCTGGAAGTATTAGAAGATCTGGATGCGATCCTGGTGCCTGGTGGTTTCGGTGAGCGTGGTGTGGAAGGGAAAATTCTGGCGGCACAATATGCACGTGAGAACAAAATTCCTTATTTAGGTATCTGTCTGGGAATGCAAGTTGCGCTGATTGAATTTGCGCGCCATGTTGCCGGTATGGACGGAGCCCATTCTTCCGAATTTAAACGCGACACACCTTATCCGGTCGTTGGTCTGATCACTGAATGGATCGATGAGGAAGGTAAAGTAGAAGTGCGTTCTGAAGGTTCTGATCTGGGTGGCACTATGCGCTTGGGTTCACAACTGTGTCATTTGGTGGAAGGTTCTAAAGTTCGTGCACTGTACGGTAGCGACACCATTCAGGAACGTCACCGTCATCGTTATGAAGTAAATAATACCCTGTTGCCGAAAATTGAAGCGGCAGGTTTGAAAGTGACCGGTTTGTCAGCAGACAAAAAACTGGTGGAAATTGTAGAGAATCCAGATCACCCATGGTTCGTAGCAGTACAGTTCCATCCGGAATTTACTTCTACACCTCGTGACGGACATCCGCTGTTTGAAGGCTTCATTAAAGCCGCGGGTGAATACATGAAACGACACTTAAATTAA
- the rpoS gene encoding RNA polymerase sigma factor RpoS — protein MSVTERADSDLDLLDLQDPVDDVEDITDVDVDMAEIEPVDELLLSPTITKVMDATQLYLGEIGFSPLLTAEEEVYFARRALRGDEAARNRMIESNLRLVVKIARRYNNRGLALLDLVEEGNLGLIRAVEKFDPERGFRFSTYATWWIRQTVERAIMNQTRTIRLPIHVVKELNVYLRTARELAQRLDHEPTAEDIAFLLDKPVEEVSRMLKLNEKICSVDTPIAGDGDKSLIDILTDDRINCPEDQTQDDDMQHSIVVWLEQLNPKQREVLARRFGLMGYEPATLEEVGEEIGLTRERVRQIQVEGLRRMKEMLTQQGLSVETLFQFD, from the coding sequence ATGAGTGTAACTGAACGTGCTGATAGCGACTTAGATCTGTTGGATTTACAAGATCCGGTTGATGACGTAGAAGACATTACTGATGTTGATGTCGACATGGCAGAAATTGAGCCAGTTGATGAATTATTGCTATCTCCCACCATAACCAAAGTCATGGATGCGACTCAGCTTTATCTGGGTGAAATTGGTTTTTCACCGTTGCTGACAGCAGAAGAAGAAGTCTATTTTGCCCGTCGTGCCTTACGCGGTGATGAAGCTGCCCGTAACCGCATGATTGAATCTAATTTACGCCTCGTGGTTAAAATTGCCCGTCGTTACAATAATCGTGGTCTTGCATTATTAGACTTGGTTGAAGAAGGCAATTTAGGTCTTATTCGTGCCGTTGAAAAATTTGATCCGGAACGTGGCTTCCGCTTTTCAACTTATGCGACATGGTGGATCCGTCAAACAGTTGAACGGGCCATTATGAATCAAACACGCACCATTCGCCTACCGATCCATGTAGTTAAAGAGCTGAATGTATATCTGCGTACGGCACGTGAACTGGCTCAGCGTCTGGATCATGAACCTACCGCGGAAGATATTGCCTTTCTGCTGGATAAACCGGTAGAAGAAGTTTCTCGTATGCTGAAACTGAACGAGAAAATTTGCTCTGTCGACACGCCAATTGCCGGCGATGGTGATAAATCACTGATTGATATTCTGACTGATGATCGCATTAATTGCCCTGAAGATCAGACGCAGGATGATGATATGCAGCACAGCATCGTAGTCTGGCTGGAGCAGTTAAATCCGAAACAACGTGAAGTGCTGGCCCGTCGTTTTGGTTTGATGGGTTATGAACCCGCTACCTTGGAAGAAGTGGGTGAAGAAATTGGTTTAACCCGGGAACGGGTTCGCCAGATCCAAGTGGAAGGCTTACGTCGCATGAAAGAGATGCTGACGCAACAAGGTTTATCCGTCGAAACACTATTCCAGTTTGATTAA
- the ispF gene encoding 2-C-methyl-D-erythritol 2,4-cyclodiphosphate synthase, producing the protein MIRIGHGFDVHRFGGEGPCILGGVAVPYEQGLIAHSDGDVVLHAVADALLGAIAAGDIGRHFPDTDPQFKGVDSRILLRDVFARVKNSGFQLGNLDVTIIAQAPKMAPHIPAMCLNLAVDLESELSQVNVKATTTEKLGFTGRKEGIAVEAVVLLVAADE; encoded by the coding sequence ATGATCCGGATCGGTCACGGTTTTGATGTACATCGTTTTGGTGGTGAAGGACCTTGTATTCTGGGAGGGGTAGCAGTGCCCTATGAACAAGGTTTGATCGCTCATTCGGATGGTGATGTCGTATTACATGCGGTTGCAGATGCGTTATTGGGTGCTATTGCTGCCGGTGATATCGGTCGTCATTTTCCGGATACCGATCCGCAGTTTAAAGGTGTTGATAGTCGTATTTTACTGCGTGATGTGTTCGCGCGGGTCAAAAATAGTGGCTTCCAACTCGGTAATCTCGATGTCACTATCATTGCTCAGGCGCCAAAGATGGCTCCCCATATTCCAGCCATGTGTCTGAATTTGGCGGTTGATCTGGAAAGTGAGCTGTCACAGGTTAATGTTAAAGCGACAACTACCGAGAAATTAGGGTTTACTGGTCGTAAAGAAGGTATTGCTGTCGAAGCTGTCGTTTTACTGGTTGCTGCTGATGAATAA
- the mazG gene encoding nucleoside triphosphate pyrophosphohydrolase, whose translation MSHTYSMQDLLALMQQLRDPENGCPWDKKQTLQSLTAYTIEEAYEVVDSIEQNDLTGLKSELGDLLFQVVFYAQLAQEQGLFNFQDVVSTISEKLVRRHPHVFAGKEFADSAAVSANWEAEKAKERQEKDAQATSVLDDIPHNLPALMRANKIQKRCATVGFDWHELPPVIEKIHEELDEVMAEINRADYDKAALGEELGDLLFANVNLVRHLGFEPEKILRAGNHKFERRFRAVEHIIQSQGRSVKACSLAELEAVWQQVKQLK comes from the coding sequence ATGTCGCACACATACTCGATGCAAGATCTTCTGGCGTTAATGCAGCAATTACGCGATCCGGAAAATGGTTGTCCATGGGACAAAAAACAGACCTTGCAGAGTCTGACGGCCTATACCATTGAAGAAGCCTATGAAGTGGTCGATAGCATTGAACAAAACGATCTCACCGGACTTAAATCTGAGCTGGGTGATCTGCTGTTTCAGGTAGTGTTTTATGCGCAACTGGCGCAAGAACAAGGTCTGTTCAATTTTCAGGATGTGGTGAGCACCATCAGTGAAAAGCTGGTACGTCGCCATCCACATGTCTTTGCAGGTAAAGAGTTTGCCGATAGCGCCGCAGTGAGCGCAAATTGGGAAGCAGAAAAAGCCAAAGAACGGCAGGAAAAAGATGCGCAAGCCACCAGTGTGTTGGATGACATTCCACACAATTTACCGGCATTAATGCGTGCCAATAAGATCCAAAAACGCTGCGCGACGGTTGGTTTTGACTGGCATGAGCTGCCGCCGGTAATTGAAAAAATCCATGAAGAGTTAGATGAGGTCATGGCTGAGATCAACCGTGCTGACTATGATAAAGCGGCGCTGGGCGAAGAGCTGGGGGATTTGCTGTTTGCCAATGTCAACTTGGTTCGTCACCTGGGTTTTGAGCCAGAAAAGATCCTGCGGGCCGGAAACCATAAATTTGAACGGCGTTTTCGTGCGGTGGAACACATTATTCAATCACAGGGCCGTTCAGTAAAAGCCTGTTCTTTGGCTGAATTAGAAGCCGTTTGGCAACAAGTTAAACAATTGAAGTGA
- a CDS encoding tRNA pseudouridine(13) synthase TruD, producing MNNEFDLNWPYRFGQPTQSALLKAEPADFQVFEDLGFMPSGQGEHLFVRIRKTSENTAWVAKLLSEHTGLPLSSVSWAGLKDRHAITEQWFGLHLPGKPDPDLRGFESENIQVLQTIRHDKKLRPGVLRGNLFRIHLRDIQQSRDLDLRLQQISQLGVPNYFGPQRFGHDGNNLQIAADMFNGRRIHDRQKRAIYLSAARSYIFNRVVAARIRDNCLQEPMPGDCLMFNNSDSCLVVDKGVRNNQLAQRIEFGELVTTAPLWGRGISQAEGDALAWESSVLAEHADWLQALEKAGMQQERRRAVLRTNDLRWRWLDNALELHFSLSSGSYATSLIRELVNIRENTRDENSG from the coding sequence ATGAATAATGAATTCGACCTAAATTGGCCATACCGTTTTGGTCAGCCAACACAGTCTGCACTTTTAAAAGCTGAACCAGCGGATTTTCAGGTGTTTGAAGATCTGGGTTTTATGCCGAGTGGACAAGGCGAACATTTGTTTGTCCGTATTCGCAAAACCAGCGAAAACACGGCTTGGGTGGCTAAATTACTGTCTGAACATACTGGTCTACCGCTTTCGTCAGTCAGTTGGGCCGGGCTTAAAGATCGGCATGCAATAACTGAGCAATGGTTTGGATTACATCTACCGGGTAAACCAGATCCTGATCTGCGCGGGTTTGAGTCTGAAAATATTCAGGTTTTGCAGACAATTAGACACGATAAAAAGCTGAGACCGGGTGTATTGCGTGGTAACTTATTCCGCATACATCTGCGAGATATTCAACAAAGCCGTGATCTAGATTTGCGCTTGCAGCAGATCTCGCAATTAGGCGTTCCCAATTATTTTGGTCCGCAGCGATTTGGTCATGATGGTAACAATTTGCAGATTGCTGCCGATATGTTTAATGGCCGTCGTATTCATGATCGGCAAAAACGGGCGATCTATTTATCTGCCGCACGTAGCTATATTTTTAATCGGGTTGTCGCCGCCCGTATCCGAGATAACTGTTTGCAAGAGCCGATGCCGGGCGACTGCCTGATGTTTAATAATTCCGACAGTTGTTTGGTCGTCGATAAAGGTGTGCGTAATAACCAACTTGCTCAGCGTATCGAGTTTGGCGAATTAGTGACTACAGCGCCGTTATGGGGACGCGGTATCAGCCAAGCTGAAGGTGATGCTTTGGCGTGGGAGTCTTCTGTTTTAGCTGAACATGCCGACTGGTTGCAGGCATTGGAAAAGGCCGGCATGCAGCAAGAACGTCGTCGGGCAGTATTACGTACTAATGATTTACGCTGGCGCTGGTTAGATAATGCCTTAGAGCTGCATTTTTCATTATCTTCCGGTAGTTATGCTACCAGTTTGATCCGTGAATTGGTCAATATAAGAGAAAATACGCGCGATGAAAATTCTGGTTAG
- a CDS encoding peptidoglycan DD-metalloendopeptidase family protein — protein MTFNSAWAFMRNYKTQPIVVCILILLFSAVLTACSLNTTPAPVRDAGSKHNVKPSYRNSASPIIRNDPSRVLPVGSAGTERPKLVPGTPYTVKLGDTLYAIAWMYGADVRILAEQNGLDATHHVRTGQVIHYALPNGLSSPSNAVEPRNLPDHKVKVGDSLSVLAEKNGFRLAELGAFNHIKAPYVIHPGQIIHFPAQTSTGISADATNSPAFGSKDSFNTERAVDQKSEKSNSKSVVDKNQTDYSDSAKQVNNKLLTWRWPAKGTVVGGFSAGEQSNKGIDISGKRGQPVVAAAGGRVVYAGNALRGYGNLIIIKHNEDYLSAYAHNDALRVTEQQVVKAGQKIADMGSSESSDVRLHFEIRYRGQSVNPLRYLPKR, from the coding sequence GTGACGTTTAATTCAGCTTGGGCATTCATGCGTAACTATAAAACACAACCTATCGTTGTCTGCATTCTGATATTACTGTTTTCTGCAGTATTAACTGCATGTTCATTAAATACCACACCAGCACCGGTACGAGATGCTGGTAGTAAGCATAATGTTAAGCCTTCATACCGTAATAGTGCATCTCCAATTATTAGGAATGATCCATCTCGCGTATTGCCTGTCGGGTCTGCGGGCACCGAGCGTCCTAAATTAGTCCCCGGTACACCCTATACAGTGAAGCTGGGTGATACGTTATATGCCATTGCCTGGATGTATGGTGCAGATGTTCGAATATTGGCAGAACAAAATGGCTTGGATGCGACGCATCATGTGCGAACAGGTCAGGTGATCCATTATGCTCTACCTAATGGTTTATCATCACCGTCTAATGCTGTTGAACCACGAAACTTGCCTGATCATAAAGTTAAAGTCGGCGATAGCCTGTCGGTTCTGGCAGAAAAAAATGGCTTCCGCCTGGCTGAGTTAGGTGCGTTTAACCATATCAAAGCACCTTATGTGATCCATCCTGGGCAGATCATTCACTTCCCAGCACAAACATCTACAGGCATCAGTGCCGATGCAACAAACAGTCCAGCTTTTGGTTCAAAAGACTCCTTTAATACGGAGCGTGCTGTAGATCAGAAATCTGAAAAAAGCAATTCGAAATCGGTTGTTGACAAAAATCAAACAGATTACTCTGATTCTGCGAAACAAGTTAATAACAAGCTGTTAACTTGGCGTTGGCCAGCAAAAGGCACTGTTGTTGGTGGTTTTAGTGCTGGTGAACAGAGTAATAAAGGGATTGATATATCAGGTAAGCGTGGTCAGCCGGTGGTCGCTGCAGCAGGTGGGCGAGTTGTCTATGCGGGGAATGCTCTTCGTGGATATGGAAATCTGATCATTATCAAACATAACGAAGATTATCTTTCAGCGTATGCTCACAATGATGCGTTGCGAGTAACAGAGCAGCAAGTGGTTAAAGCTGGGCAAAAGATAGCCGATATGGGTAGTAGCGAATCATCAGACGTCAGACTGCATTTTGAGATTCGTTACCGCGGGCAATCTGTAAATCCGTTGAGATATTTGCCGAAACGATAG
- a CDS encoding protein-L-isoaspartate(D-aspartate) O-methyltransferase translates to MRGTVAYLLIKQLQELGIRDERVLSAMASVPRNYFVDEAISHQAWDNTALPIGFGQTISQPYIVARMTEQLIENNPQSVLEVGTGSGYQTAVLSQLIPHVYSVERIKALQYQARRRLQRLDLHNVSMRHGDGWAGWTSKAPFDAIIVTAAAEKVPEALLAQLADGGRMVIPVGEYKQELLLIEKYGNKTRTEVLEAVRFVPLVHGELM, encoded by the coding sequence GTGCGTGGCACGGTGGCTTATCTTTTAATCAAACAGTTGCAAGAACTCGGCATCCGGGATGAGCGAGTGCTTTCTGCTATGGCTAGTGTGCCGCGCAACTACTTTGTCGATGAAGCCATCTCGCATCAGGCATGGGACAATACTGCCTTACCCATTGGTTTTGGTCAGACCATTTCGCAACCTTATATTGTTGCCCGCATGACTGAACAGCTGATTGAAAATAATCCGCAAAGTGTATTAGAAGTGGGCACCGGTTCTGGTTATCAAACGGCGGTGTTATCGCAACTCATTCCTCATGTTTACAGTGTTGAACGAATTAAAGCATTGCAATACCAGGCTCGTCGTCGGTTACAGCGGCTTGATTTACACAATGTCTCTATGCGGCATGGCGATGGCTGGGCTGGCTGGACAAGTAAAGCGCCATTTGATGCAATTATTGTTACCGCTGCAGCAGAAAAAGTACCGGAAGCATTATTGGCACAACTGGCTGATGGGGGGCGGATGGTGATCCCCGTCGGTGAGTATAAGCAAGAACTGTTGCTGATCGAAAAATATGGGAATAAAACCAGAACGGAAGTGCTTGAAGCTGTTCGCTTTGTGCCTTTGGTTCATGGTGAATTAATGTGA